A part of Synechococcus sp. KORDI-49 genomic DNA contains:
- the rplB gene encoding 50S ribosomal protein L2 gives MAIRNFRPYTPGTRTRVVTDFSEITGRKPERTLVVSKHRRKGRNNRGVITCRHRGGGHKRLYRVVDFRRNKHGVTAKVAAIHYDPHRNARLALLFYADGEKRYILAPAGVQVGQTVVSGPDVPIEIGNAMPLSAVPLGSSVHCVELYAGRGGQMVRTAGASAQVMAKEGDYVALKLPSTEVRLIRRECYATLGEVGNSEVRNTSLGKAGRRRWLGRRPQVRGSVMNPCDHPHGGGEGRAPIGRSGPVTPWGKPALGLKTRKRNKPSNRYVLRKRRKTSKRSRGGRDS, from the coding sequence ATGGCAATCCGTAACTTCCGCCCTTACACCCCCGGCACCCGCACCAGGGTGGTCACCGACTTCAGTGAGATCACCGGCCGCAAGCCGGAGCGGACCCTGGTGGTGTCCAAGCACCGTCGCAAGGGCCGCAACAACCGCGGTGTGATCACCTGCCGCCATCGCGGTGGCGGGCACAAGCGTCTCTACCGCGTTGTCGATTTCCGCCGCAACAAACACGGCGTGACCGCCAAGGTGGCTGCGATTCACTACGACCCGCACCGCAACGCCCGTCTGGCGCTGCTCTTCTACGCCGACGGCGAGAAGCGCTACATCCTTGCTCCAGCTGGAGTTCAGGTGGGCCAGACCGTGGTCTCCGGTCCTGATGTACCGATCGAGATCGGTAACGCCATGCCGCTTTCCGCGGTGCCGCTGGGCTCCAGCGTGCACTGTGTCGAGCTCTATGCCGGCCGCGGTGGTCAGATGGTCCGGACCGCAGGGGCCAGCGCTCAGGTGATGGCGAAGGAGGGCGATTACGTCGCCCTCAAGCTGCCCTCCACCGAGGTCCGCCTGATCCGCCGGGAGTGCTACGCCACGCTCGGCGAGGTGGGCAATTCCGAGGTCCGCAACACCAGCCTCGGCAAAGCCGGCCGACGTCGCTGGCTGGGGCGTCGCCCCCAGGTGCGAGGCAGTGTGATGAACCCCTGCGACCACCCTCACGGTGGTGGTGAGGGCCGGGCACCGATCGGCCGATCCGGCCCGGTGACCCCCTGGGGCAAACCCGCCCTCGGTCTCAAGACCCGCAAGCGGAACAAGCCCAGCAACCGATACGTGCTCCGGAAACGTCGCAAGACGTCCAAGCGGAGCCGTGGCGGACGCGATTCCTGA
- a CDS encoding 50S ribosomal protein L23: MTERFQGRLADVIRRPLITEKATRALEFNQYTFEVDHRAAKPDIKAAVEQLFDVKVTGISTMNPPRRSRRMGRFAGKRSQVKKAVVRLAEGNSIQLFPES, translated from the coding sequence ATGACTGAGCGTTTCCAGGGCCGCCTGGCGGATGTCATCCGCCGGCCGCTGATCACCGAGAAGGCGACCCGTGCCCTCGAGTTCAACCAGTACACCTTCGAGGTGGACCACCGCGCCGCGAAGCCCGACATCAAGGCTGCCGTCGAGCAGCTCTTCGATGTGAAGGTCACCGGCATCAGCACCATGAACCCTCCCCGGCGGAGCCGTCGGATGGGTCGCTTCGCCGGGAAGCGTTCCCAGGTGAAGAAAGCCGTGGTGCGCCTGGCGGAGGGCAACTCGATCCAACTCTTCCCTGAGTCCTGA
- the rplD gene encoding 50S ribosomal protein L4, whose product MADCVVRDWQGKEAGKATLDLKVAKETTAVDLMHRAVLRQQAHLRQGTASTLTRSEVRGGGRKPYKQKGTGRARQGSIRTPLRPGGGIIFGPKPRTYNLAMNRKERRLALRTALMSRIEDMTVVKDFGASLEAPKTKEIIDALSRLGIAADAKVLIVLTTPADVVRRSVRNLEKVKLIAADQLNVFDLLHANALVLGEDALATIQEVYGDD is encoded by the coding sequence ATGGCTGATTGTGTCGTTCGCGACTGGCAGGGCAAGGAAGCCGGAAAGGCGACCCTGGACCTGAAGGTGGCCAAGGAGACCACCGCCGTCGATCTGATGCATCGGGCTGTGCTGCGACAGCAGGCCCATCTCCGCCAGGGCACCGCCAGCACCCTCACCCGCTCAGAGGTGCGTGGTGGTGGCCGTAAGCCTTACAAGCAGAAAGGAACAGGTCGGGCACGACAGGGCTCGATCCGCACCCCTCTGCGTCCTGGTGGCGGCATCATCTTCGGACCGAAGCCGCGCACCTACAACCTGGCGATGAACCGCAAGGAACGTCGCCTGGCCCTGCGGACCGCGCTGATGTCCCGCATCGAGGACATGACGGTGGTCAAGGACTTCGGAGCTTCTCTGGAGGCCCCCAAGACCAAAGAGATCATCGACGCCCTCTCCCGTCTCGGCATCGCAGCTGACGCCAAGGTGCTGATCGTGCTGACCACGCCGGCCGATGTGGTCCGACGCTCGGTGCGCAACCTCGAGAAGGTGAAGCTGATCGCCGCGGACCAGCTCAACGTCTTCGATCTGCTCCACGCCAACGCACTGGTGCTGGGTGAGGACGCTCTCGCAACCATCCAGGAGGTCTACGGCGATGACTGA
- the rplC gene encoding 50S ribosomal protein L3, producing the protein MSIGILGKKLGMSQFFDEQGRAVPVTLIEAGPCRITQLKSDDTDGYAAVQIGFGETREKLINKPSKGHLSKSGDDLLRHLREYRVDAVDGLELGGSITVSDFEAGQKVDVSGDTIGRGFSGFQKRHGFSRGPMTHGSKNHREPGSIGPGTTPGRIYPGKKMAGRYGGKKITTRGLTILKVDSDRNLLVVKGSVPGKPGALLNIRPAVRVGAKPANGGKK; encoded by the coding sequence ATGTCCATCGGCATTCTCGGGAAGAAGCTGGGTATGTCCCAGTTCTTCGACGAGCAGGGCAGAGCGGTCCCCGTCACCTTGATCGAGGCCGGTCCCTGCCGCATCACACAACTCAAGAGCGATGACACCGACGGCTATGCCGCGGTGCAGATCGGCTTCGGCGAAACCCGCGAGAAGCTGATCAACAAGCCCTCCAAGGGTCATCTCAGCAAATCCGGCGACGACCTGCTTCGTCATCTGCGCGAATACCGCGTGGATGCCGTTGACGGCCTGGAGCTGGGTGGATCCATCACGGTCAGCGATTTCGAAGCTGGCCAGAAGGTGGATGTCAGCGGTGACACGATCGGTCGCGGTTTCTCCGGTTTTCAGAAGCGCCACGGTTTCAGCCGCGGCCCGATGACCCACGGTTCCAAGAACCATCGGGAACCGGGTTCCATCGGACCCGGAACCACGCCAGGACGCATCTATCCGGGCAAGAAGATGGCCGGTCGCTACGGCGGCAAGAAGATCACCACCCGCGGCCTCACCATCCTCAAGGTGGACAGCGACCGCAATCTGCTGGTGGTCAAGGGCTCCGTACCGGGCAAACCCGGCGCTCTGCTCAACATCCGACCCGCGGTGCGGGTGGGTGCCAAGCCCGCCAACGGAGGTAAGAAGTGA
- a CDS encoding NAD(P)H-quinone oxidoreductase subunit N has translation MPLLLTGRGFRRDLEASGCLAVHAPLEGGAETRLLRRLRGAGYRTRLSSARGLGDPEVFLTQKHGIRPPHLGHHSVGRGAAVGEVQEVVPQLGDLLDGDAQVALWLLEGQVLSRSELLSLCDLCRREPRLRIVVEMGGARSLRWQPMRELLGS, from the coding sequence ATGCCCCTGCTTCTCACCGGTCGGGGATTTCGCCGTGACCTCGAAGCCAGCGGATGTCTTGCGGTTCACGCCCCTCTCGAGGGTGGTGCCGAAACCCGCCTGCTCCGTCGTCTGCGCGGCGCCGGCTACCGAACCCGCCTCTCCTCGGCACGGGGTCTAGGGGATCCGGAGGTTTTCCTGACTCAGAAGCACGGCATCCGTCCTCCTCATCTCGGCCATCACAGCGTCGGCCGCGGTGCCGCCGTCGGCGAGGTTCAGGAGGTGGTGCCTCAGCTGGGTGATCTGCTTGACGGTGATGCACAGGTCGCTCTCTGGCTGCTGGAGGGCCAGGTGCTCTCCCGTTCGGAGCTGCTGTCTCTCTGTGATCTCTGCCGCCGCGAGCCGCGACTGCGCATCGTGGTGGAGATGGGAGGAGCCAGGAGTCTGCGATGGCAGCCGATGCGCGAGCTTCTCGGCAGCTGA
- a CDS encoding LdpA C-terminal domain-containing domain translates to MAADARASRQLSPERALAEGRWVKLICGASNQDLPAIADLCAIYGLAGVHCIDVAADPAVVRAARQGLDWLQGRSANSPWLMVSLSDGSDAHFRKAWFDPRRCPEDCSRPCQRVCPAEAISSSGGIAAGRCYGCGRCLPACPLGLIEEHDHRIGLEAMVDLLKEIRPDAVEVHTAPGRGEAFSVLLSRLSAAGVSLRRLAVSCGLEGHGLTPEDLSRELWQRHAALRRHRFLPLWQLDGRPMSGDVGAGTARAAVQLWRQMIPIAPPGPLQLAGGTNAATLGHLGIQERPAGIAFGGMARSQLLPLLQAARDRGEPLREWPEGRRLALDQAEALVQPWIRRPAGERSC, encoded by the coding sequence ATGGCAGCCGATGCGCGAGCTTCTCGGCAGCTGAGTCCCGAGCGGGCCCTGGCCGAGGGCCGCTGGGTCAAGCTCATCTGCGGAGCCAGCAATCAGGATCTGCCGGCCATCGCCGATCTCTGCGCGATCTACGGTCTCGCGGGGGTGCACTGCATTGATGTCGCCGCTGATCCAGCGGTGGTCAGGGCGGCTCGTCAGGGTCTCGATTGGCTTCAGGGGCGGTCGGCCAACAGTCCCTGGCTGATGGTCAGCCTCAGCGATGGGTCCGATGCCCACTTCCGCAAGGCCTGGTTCGATCCGCGGCGCTGTCCGGAGGATTGCAGCCGTCCCTGCCAGAGGGTCTGCCCCGCGGAAGCGATCTCAAGCTCCGGGGGCATCGCGGCCGGGCGTTGCTACGGCTGCGGCCGTTGTCTGCCGGCCTGTCCGCTGGGGCTGATCGAGGAGCATGACCATCGGATCGGCCTCGAAGCGATGGTGGATCTGTTGAAGGAGATCCGCCCGGATGCCGTGGAGGTGCACACAGCACCAGGCCGGGGAGAGGCCTTCTCCGTTCTGCTCTCGCGTCTCTCCGCGGCCGGGGTTTCTCTGCGGCGCCTGGCGGTGAGCTGCGGGCTGGAGGGTCACGGTCTCACCCCGGAGGATCTCAGCCGTGAGCTCTGGCAGCGCCACGCCGCTCTCCGGCGTCATCGGTTTCTGCCCCTTTGGCAGCTTGATGGCCGTCCGATGAGTGGTGATGTCGGTGCGGGGACTGCGCGTGCTGCCGTCCAGCTCTGGCGCCAGATGATTCCGATCGCTCCTCCGGGGCCCCTCCAGCTCGCTGGGGGAACCAATGCCGCAACCCTCGGACATCTCGGGATCCAAGAGCGTCCGGCAGGAATCGCATTCGGCGGAATGGCCCGCAGTCAGCTGTTGCCCCTGCTGCAGGCGGCCCGTGACCGTGGAGAGCCGCTGCGCGAGTGGCCTGAGGGGCGACGCCTCGCCCTGGATCAGGCTGAAGCCCTGGTGCAGCCCTGGATCCGCCGCCCGGCCGGCGAGCGATCCTGCTAG
- a CDS encoding AAA family ATPase gives MTTQRITDDLDRLLERLPDDVREALQSPERREQLLEVVLDLGRVPEARYPGRALALGEACLTKDDLQAMVARLGRFGADNRAGIERTLHRISAIRNRQGEVVGLTCRVGRAVYGTVGMVRDLLDSAQSLLLMGRPGVGKTTALREIARVLADDLQRRVVVIDTSNEIAGDGDIPHPAIGRARRMQVTRPEHQHQVMIEAVENHMPEVIVIDEIGTELEAQAARTIAERGVMLVATAHGNALANLIKNPTLSDLVGGIQSVTLGDDEARRRRSQKTVLERAAEPTFPVAVEMHSRHRWSVHTDVAATVDQLLRGQQPRVQMRELASDGSLRLVDEPEENRPHRRPALAAVPMPNPELRSVPGPLMASDASEVDNGPVATEDLQVICCGITSRLVDEASRRHRWPVRVVEDLAEADVVLSIRQGLGRQPSLRRQARDLRVPILVIKSDSLPQVERALERLLLRRDVPQEPEAVTPPGGQDDELAGLEECRLAVEQVVMPEGRPVELLPRSERVRRMQADLVSRYRLRSDVFGQADHCRLRVFPP, from the coding sequence ATGACCACTCAGCGGATCACTGACGACCTGGACCGGTTGCTTGAACGTCTGCCGGACGATGTCCGCGAGGCCCTGCAGTCGCCTGAACGCCGGGAACAGCTGCTGGAGGTGGTGCTGGATCTCGGGCGGGTTCCGGAAGCCCGCTATCCCGGTCGTGCCCTGGCGCTCGGCGAAGCCTGTCTCACCAAAGACGACCTGCAGGCGATGGTGGCCAGGCTGGGTCGTTTCGGTGCCGACAACAGGGCCGGGATCGAACGCACACTCCATCGCATCAGCGCCATTCGCAACCGTCAGGGAGAGGTGGTCGGCCTCACCTGCCGTGTCGGTCGCGCCGTCTATGGAACGGTGGGGATGGTCCGTGACCTGCTCGACAGTGCCCAGTCCCTTCTGCTGATGGGCCGGCCGGGTGTGGGCAAGACCACCGCTCTCAGGGAGATCGCCAGGGTGCTGGCTGATGACCTGCAGAGGCGTGTCGTCGTCATCGACACCAGCAACGAAATCGCCGGTGACGGCGACATTCCCCACCCCGCCATCGGCCGGGCCCGCCGCATGCAGGTGACGCGTCCGGAACATCAGCACCAGGTGATGATCGAGGCTGTCGAGAACCACATGCCCGAGGTCATCGTCATCGATGAGATTGGAACGGAGCTTGAGGCACAGGCGGCCCGAACGATCGCTGAACGGGGTGTGATGCTCGTGGCCACCGCCCATGGCAATGCCCTCGCCAATCTGATCAAGAACCCCACCCTCAGCGATCTGGTGGGTGGGATTCAGTCGGTGACCCTCGGTGATGACGAGGCCCGCCGACGCCGCAGTCAGAAGACGGTGCTGGAGCGGGCGGCCGAGCCCACCTTCCCGGTTGCGGTGGAGATGCACAGCCGCCACCGCTGGTCGGTGCACACCGATGTGGCGGCCACAGTCGATCAGTTGCTCCGGGGGCAGCAGCCCCGCGTTCAGATGCGGGAGCTCGCCTCTGACGGCTCCCTGCGACTGGTCGACGAGCCGGAGGAGAACCGCCCACATCGGCGTCCGGCGCTGGCGGCGGTCCCGATGCCGAACCCGGAGTTGCGGTCTGTCCCAGGGCCCCTGATGGCAAGCGATGCGTCCGAGGTGGACAACGGTCCTGTCGCCACTGAGGACCTCCAGGTGATCTGCTGTGGCATCACGTCCCGACTGGTGGATGAGGCGAGCCGACGCCATCGCTGGCCTGTGCGGGTGGTTGAGGACCTCGCGGAAGCCGATGTCGTGCTCAGCATCCGTCAGGGCCTCGGGCGACAGCCCAGCCTGCGGCGCCAGGCCCGGGACCTGAGGGTGCCGATTCTGGTGATCAAATCCGACAGCCTTCCTCAGGTGGAGAGGGCTCTGGAACGGCTGCTCCTGCGCCGGGATGTGCCGCAGGAGCCCGAGGCGGTCACGCCACCTGGCGGACAGGATGATGAGCTGGCAGGTCTCGAGGAGTGCCGGCTCGCTGTGGAGCAGGTGGTGATGCCGGAGGGGCGCCCGGTGGAACTGCTGCCGCGCAGCGAACGGGTGCGCCGCATGCAGGCGGATCTCGTCAGTCGCTACAGGCTGCGCAGCGATGTGTTCGGTCAGGCTGACCATTGCCGGCTTCGGGTGTTTCCCCCCTGA
- a CDS encoding HAD family hydrolase produces MTDRPLLVFDFDGVIVDGMQEYWWSACRACRLLPGGPSESPTPEVPQRFRQLRPWVHHGWEMVLQAAEVEVLDPAAWIADYPGEREKALRRRGWSVPQLQDALDRARADAVTRDRSGWLALHRPFPGVVERLRALVDEGADWAVLTTKSETFTAELLDDLGLHPWRLYGREAGAKPEVLLRLQRERPLRAFLEDRRATLETVRATPGLEQLVCLLVSWGYLRPSDSTGLPDGIQLLQPEDLAAPLAQWP; encoded by the coding sequence ATGACGGACAGACCTCTCCTCGTCTTCGATTTCGACGGAGTCATCGTCGACGGAATGCAGGAGTACTGGTGGAGCGCCTGTCGCGCCTGCCGGCTGCTTCCCGGCGGACCGTCCGAGTCGCCGACCCCAGAGGTGCCTCAGCGATTCCGCCAGCTGCGGCCATGGGTTCATCACGGCTGGGAGATGGTTCTTCAGGCTGCGGAAGTGGAGGTCCTCGACCCCGCTGCCTGGATCGCGGACTACCCCGGAGAGCGTGAGAAGGCGCTGCGGCGAAGGGGCTGGAGCGTGCCCCAGCTGCAGGACGCTTTGGATCGTGCGCGGGCAGATGCCGTCACCCGCGATCGCTCCGGCTGGCTGGCTCTCCACAGACCCTTTCCAGGTGTGGTGGAGCGGTTGCGGGCTCTGGTGGACGAGGGAGCGGACTGGGCGGTGCTGACGACCAAGAGCGAGACGTTCACAGCCGAACTTCTGGATGATCTGGGACTGCACCCATGGCGTCTGTACGGCCGGGAGGCGGGCGCGAAGCCGGAGGTTCTCCTGCGACTCCAGCGAGAGCGCCCTCTGCGAGCCTTCCTGGAGGATCGTCGTGCCACCCTCGAGACCGTTCGTGCCACCCCCGGCCTGGAGCAGCTCGTCTGTCTGCTGGTGAGCTGGGGCTATCTCAGGCCATCCGACAGCACTGGGCTTCCCGATGGCATTCAGCTGCTGCAGCCGGAAGATCTGGCGGCTCCCTTGGCGCAGTGGCCCTGA
- the recA gene encoding recombinase RecA: MPAEMKSSASDARSPEGRPGERDKALNLVLGQIERNFGKGSIMRLGDASRMRVETISTGALTLDLALGGGYPKGRVVEIYGPESSGKTTLTLHAIAEVQKRGGVAAFVDAEHALDPVYAASLGVDIENLLVSQPDTGEMALEIVDQLVRSAAVDIVVVDSVAALTPRAEIEGEMGDLAVGSQARLMSQAMRKITGNIGKSGCTVIFLNQLRLKIGVTYGNPETTTGGNALKFYASVRLDIRRIQTLKRGTEEYGIRAKVKVAKNKVAPPFRIAEFDILFGRGISTLGCLLDLAEETGVVVRKGAWYSYEGDNIGQGRDNTITWLEQNPETTITVEQLVRQKLTEGSEVTANSMRPIAAAARTGVDRKADAKDAEAAA; encoded by the coding sequence ATGCCTGCAGAGATGAAATCCTCCGCCTCCGATGCCCGTTCTCCGGAGGGCCGTCCCGGTGAGCGCGACAAGGCGCTGAACCTGGTGCTCGGTCAGATCGAGCGCAACTTCGGCAAGGGGTCGATCATGCGTCTCGGCGACGCCTCCCGCATGCGGGTGGAAACCATTTCCACGGGTGCGCTCACTCTCGATCTTGCGCTCGGTGGCGGTTATCCCAAGGGTCGTGTCGTCGAGATCTACGGGCCTGAAAGTTCCGGTAAGACCACGCTCACCCTGCACGCCATCGCCGAGGTCCAGAAGCGCGGTGGTGTGGCGGCCTTCGTGGATGCTGAGCACGCTCTTGATCCGGTTTATGCCGCTTCCCTCGGGGTGGATATCGAGAACCTGCTCGTCTCCCAGCCCGACACCGGCGAGATGGCTCTGGAGATCGTCGATCAGCTGGTGCGTTCCGCGGCCGTCGACATCGTTGTGGTCGATTCGGTCGCCGCTCTCACTCCACGGGCTGAGATCGAGGGCGAGATGGGAGATCTGGCCGTTGGCAGCCAGGCCCGTCTGATGAGTCAGGCCATGCGGAAGATCACCGGCAACATCGGCAAGTCCGGCTGCACGGTGATCTTCCTGAACCAGCTGCGCCTGAAGATCGGCGTCACCTACGGCAACCCCGAGACCACCACGGGCGGCAATGCGCTGAAGTTCTATGCCTCGGTGCGACTCGATATCCGCCGCATTCAGACCCTCAAGCGGGGCACGGAGGAGTACGGCATCCGCGCCAAGGTCAAAGTGGCCAAGAACAAGGTGGCACCTCCTTTCCGCATCGCCGAGTTCGACATCCTGTTCGGCCGCGGCATCAGCACGCTGGGCTGTCTGCTCGACCTTGCGGAGGAAACCGGTGTGGTCGTGCGCAAAGGTGCCTGGTACAGCTACGAAGGCGACAACATCGGCCAAGGCCGCGATAACACCATCACCTGGCTCGAGCAGAACCCTGAAACCACGATCACCGTGGAGCAACTGGTGCGTCAAAAACTGACGGAGGGGTCGGAGGTGACGGCCAATTCCATGCGCCCGATCGCTGCGGCAGCCCGCACCGGAGTGGACCGCAAGGCTGACGCGAAGGACGCCGAGGCTGCGGCCTGA
- a CDS encoding DUF1815 family protein, protein MFPRLAEHYRSVVQDLVMSLQALANGLKDYGITATCYSCGDGRDGHGASFVADLGDGHMVRFLVSDFGISWVESRNGRELVKLEGAEAIQELQRMSNLLHQGHGSRAGSSPMTTAEPL, encoded by the coding sequence ATGTTTCCGCGTCTCGCTGAGCACTATCGCTCCGTTGTTCAGGATCTGGTCATGAGCCTGCAGGCCCTGGCCAACGGACTGAAGGACTACGGAATCACAGCCACCTGCTACTCCTGCGGCGATGGCAGGGATGGCCACGGAGCATCCTTTGTGGCGGACCTTGGGGATGGCCACATGGTGCGGTTTCTGGTCTCTGACTTCGGGATCAGCTGGGTGGAATCGCGCAACGGTCGCGAGCTGGTGAAACTCGAAGGCGCTGAAGCGATTCAAGAGCTTCAGCGCATGAGCAATCTTCTCCACCAGGGGCATGGAAGCAGGGCCGGCAGCAGCCCGATGACCACCGCCGAACCGCTCTGA
- a CDS encoding DUF2839 domain-containing protein, with translation MGEARRRAAQGLPPREPKSTRQSPDTSPRIVPWLPLTQNQTRSFVAVTTRGAWIGIGAMVLFWITVRFIGPAAGWWSLADMP, from the coding sequence ATGGGAGAAGCCCGCCGGCGCGCGGCCCAGGGACTGCCGCCCCGAGAACCGAAATCAACGCGACAGAGCCCCGACACCTCTCCCAGGATCGTCCCGTGGCTGCCGCTGACCCAGAACCAGACCCGAAGCTTCGTGGCCGTCACCACGCGCGGTGCCTGGATCGGGATCGGAGCCATGGTGCTGTTCTGGATCACCGTGCGCTTCATCGGTCCCGCCGCGGGCTGGTGGAGCCTTGCGGACATGCCCTGA
- a CDS encoding helicase gives MLEAQAHQQLKTLLRREESDWPHHLTLSRLVGRSLRRRDTTLLRLSSGTDQRWWLGLLVPLCLGSHDAVLVIDHQQRRRLLEIELPRLKDQGFRLPCWEGDDAPDGDQLWLLDEAGLVRAYQNNRLGTRQLLLPQVDRLSDRLRNSMAIHIGVGDWESLRRSHPAADSALLEWHNRLSSRLFRQAAGADARVRLHASDTLALTDLLRTIGASPAPWPSLLAIEQGRWASWAELDHGQLQWRWCLEPLEPLQLLDGLLRERPVLMLSEAGSTDRLESELDAADVQPDVTATLRDAELMEPLPVYAPRRQPLPNTEIYAQHLLEQSRRLILGRSGLSVVLLDDADLRRWLTSGLAGEFGSRVMEETTAPETNGVISARWSWWLEHRDQLPEPDQLIVALLPIASLRCPLTAARVERMKQQGGDWFRTLLLPEALRLIPPAIAPLRRGGGRLAVLDGRLRGRTWGEQVLRCLEPWTPLQRLLPD, from the coding sequence GCAGCCTGCGCCGGCGGGATACCACGCTGCTGCGGCTCTCCTCAGGCACTGACCAACGCTGGTGGCTCGGCCTCCTCGTTCCTCTGTGTCTCGGATCCCACGACGCCGTGCTGGTGATCGATCACCAACAGCGCAGGCGGCTGCTGGAGATCGAGTTACCGCGTCTGAAAGATCAGGGCTTCCGCCTGCCCTGCTGGGAGGGAGACGATGCCCCTGATGGGGACCAGCTCTGGCTTCTGGATGAAGCAGGACTGGTGCGCGCCTATCAGAACAACAGGCTGGGAACGCGTCAGCTGCTGCTGCCTCAGGTGGACCGTCTCAGCGACCGGCTCCGCAACAGCATGGCCATCCACATCGGGGTTGGGGACTGGGAAAGCCTGCGGCGGAGCCATCCCGCTGCAGACAGCGCACTGCTCGAGTGGCACAACCGTCTCAGCAGCCGACTGTTCCGCCAGGCCGCAGGGGCTGATGCACGGGTCCGCCTGCATGCCAGCGACACCCTGGCGCTGACCGACCTTCTGCGGACGATCGGTGCTTCGCCGGCGCCCTGGCCCTCCTTGCTGGCGATCGAGCAAGGCCGCTGGGCCAGCTGGGCGGAGTTGGATCACGGTCAGCTGCAGTGGCGGTGGTGTCTGGAGCCGCTGGAACCGCTGCAGCTGCTGGATGGCCTGCTGCGGGAGCGACCGGTGCTGATGCTCAGTGAAGCCGGCTCGACGGATCGACTGGAATCCGAGCTGGACGCTGCTGATGTTCAGCCTGATGTGACCGCCACGCTGCGGGATGCGGAGCTGATGGAGCCTCTGCCGGTGTACGCACCACGCCGTCAACCGCTGCCGAACACGGAGATCTATGCCCAGCATCTACTGGAACAGAGCCGCCGATTGATTCTGGGGCGATCGGGCCTCAGCGTGGTTCTGCTCGATGACGCTGATCTGAGGCGCTGGCTCACCAGTGGTCTGGCCGGTGAATTCGGCAGCCGGGTGATGGAGGAGACGACCGCCCCGGAAACCAACGGTGTGATCAGTGCCCGCTGGTCCTGGTGGCTGGAGCACCGCGACCAGCTGCCTGAACCCGATCAGCTGATCGTGGCGCTGCTGCCGATCGCCAGCCTCCGCTGTCCGCTGACGGCGGCACGGGTGGAACGCATGAAACAACAGGGCGGTGACTGGTTCCGCACCCTGCTGCTTCCAGAGGCTCTGCGCCTGATCCCTCCGGCCATCGCTCCGCTGCGACGCGGCGGTGGCCGCCTGGCGGTGCTGGACGGACGACTGCGCGGCCGTACCTGGGGAGAGCAGGTTCTGCGTTGCCTCGAACCCTGGACCCCTCTTCAACGGCTGCTGCCGGACTGA